The Miscanthus floridulus cultivar M001 chromosome 7, ASM1932011v1, whole genome shotgun sequence genome includes a region encoding these proteins:
- the LOC136464895 gene encoding two-component response regulator ORR3-like, protein MSTTTVTPEPPHVLAVDDSIVDRAVISRLLRSSKYRVTTVDSGKRALEVLSLDGDNVHMIITDYCMPEMSGYELLKRVKESAELREIPVVLMSSENSPTRIRRCLEEGAEEFLVKPVRASDLSRLCSRLITTLR, encoded by the exons ATGTCGACGACGACGGTGACGCCGGAGCCGCCGCACGTCCTGGCCGTGGACGATAGCATCGTCGACCGTGCCGTCATCTCCAGGCTCCTGCGCAGCTCCAAATACCGAG TTACAACGGTGGACAGCGGCAAGAGAGCCTTGGAGGTTCTCAGCCTG GATGGTGACAACGTGCACATGATCATCACGGATTACTGCATGCCGGAGATGAGCGGGTACGAGCTCTTGAAGCGGGTCAAGGAGTCGGCCGAGCTGCGGGAGATCCCCGTTGTGCTCATGTCGTCGGAGAACTCGCCGACGAGGATCCGGCGGTGCCTGGAGGAGGGCGCCGAGGAATTCCTCGTCAAGCCGGTGAGGGCGTCGGATTTGTCGCGCCTCTGCAGCCGCCTCATCACCACCTTGCGCTAG